The following proteins come from a genomic window of Triticum aestivum cultivar Chinese Spring chromosome 6A, IWGSC CS RefSeq v2.1, whole genome shotgun sequence:
- the LOC123127524 gene encoding uncharacterized protein, translated as MDNPDLDEAGGQKKKGRGVLKGFKASKKRFANGSAKLNITFSEKLGGTVGMNYCSFKDDVVVIMKIKLPLIGVRTWSDIHPTIHRLIVADMIDRWDLEDTPEIEEKVLKIAKEQYRGWRSTLSSTYKAYKTDTARLANLPEDLQPEEWEWMIEYFGTDSKFQDRIQTNADNRKKQKTKHIIGSKSYSQVSFEKRNLETGEEPDSIALWELTHTNDGTWSNTDSQKVYDKALQEVKIKETEGPLSSEQKNNIFQTSYKDTLECKSSQPRGYGYIAKTSTGSERFHIQIEEQAHATAAT; from the exons ATGGACAACCCAGATCTG GATG AAGCTGGTGGACAGAAGAAGAAAGGGCGAGGTGTTCTAAAAGGTTTTAAAGCATCTAAGAAGCGTTTTGCCAATGGATCTGCAAAGCTAAATATTACATTCTCTGAAAAATTGGGTGGTACAGTAGGAATGAATTATTGTTCGTTCAAGGATGACGTGGTAGTCATAATGAAAATAAAGCTACCACTCATTGGAGTGAGGACGTGGTCGGACATTCACCCTACCATTCATCGACTCATTGTTGCAGATATGATA GATAGATGGGACCTGGAAGATACACCAGAAATAGAAGAAAAAGTTCTCAAAATTGCGAAAGAGCAATATAGAGGCTGGCGATCAACTCTAAGCTCCACTTacaaggcatacaaaacagataCAGCTAGATTGGCTAATCTGCCGGAAGATTTGCAACCAGAAGAGTGGGAATGGATGATTGAGTACTTTGGCACTGATTCAAAATTTCAG GATCGCATCCAAACGAACGCTGATAACCGTAAGAAACAGAAGACAAAACACATAATCGGATCAAAATCTTACTCGCAAGTTAGTTTTGAGAAG AGAAACTTGGAAACTGGAGAAGAGCCAGATTCTATTGCTCTGTGGGAACTCACCCACACGAATGATGGAACATGGTCTAACACAGATTCCCAGAAAGTTTAC GACAAAGCACTTCAAGAGGTTAAAATCAAAGAAACTGAAGGTCCACTTTCAAGTGAGCAGAAAAACAATATTTTCCAGACCTCTTACAAAGACACTCTGGAATGCAAGTCATCGCAGCCTCGTGGGTACGGATACATTGCCAAAACTTCAACTGGTTCTGAAAGGTTTCATATCCAGATCGAAGAGCAAGCTCATGCTACAGCAGCCACCTAG